In Zingiber officinale cultivar Zhangliang chromosome 8B, Zo_v1.1, whole genome shotgun sequence, a single genomic region encodes these proteins:
- the LOC122017500 gene encoding protein HESO1-like isoform X2: MDSYGSSSTSNNRVRVLESCLRDILVEIKPSESDRVERLNEINQLKDCLRGLVPFGGLARSVEYIPNARVPLLKYVSRQHNISFDVSINNHLGVMKSNFLKWLSEIDDRFRDMVLVLKEWAKAQDINDPKSGSLSSYALCLLVIFHFQTCEPPIFPPLRAIINEERISNRGWSSFSGSHFEDVCSANIQRFTSSRLRNQSSLAQLLLSFFDKFSDIRTFGSDYSISTYEGRQISRRFYWSPPLIIEDPFERMENAARTVRWVELPKISNAFQNAHNKLSSGSVLSDRNSLLSLLTRPFLASKFREQQLSANYNRRSQYLDIGVIEQQFENAVRLDRV; the protein is encoded by the exons ATGGACTCGTATGGTTCTTCATCAACTAGCAACAATAGAGTTCGTGTGCTTGAGAGTTGTCTTAGAGACATCCTTGTCGAGATAAAACCATCGGAAAGTGATCGAGTCGAACGGCTCAATGAGATTAATCAATTGAAAGATTGTCTTCGAGGTTTGGTACCATTTGGAg GTCTTGCTAGGTCTGTTGAGTACATTCCAAATGCAAGAGTTCCTCTGCTTAAATACGTTAGCAGGCAGCataatatttcttttgatgtctcCATTAATAATCATCTTGGTGTGATGAAGTCCAACTTTCTCAAATGGTTATCTGAAATAGATGACCGTTTCCGTGACATGGTTTTAGTG CTGAAGGAGTGGGCTAAAGCACAAGATATTAATGATCCGAAGTCTGGGAGTTTAAGTTCATATGCCCTATGTTTGTTGGTTATCTTCCATTTTCAG ACTTGCGAACCACCAATTTTCCCACCACTGCGAGCAATAATTAACGAAGAAAGAATTTCTAATCGAG GATGGAGTAGCTTCTCTGGGAGTCATTTTGAGGATGTGTGTTCTGCAAATATACAGAGGTTCACATCTAGCAGACTTAGAAACCAAAGCTCTCTTGCTCAACTTTTGCTTTCCTTTTTTGACAAG TTTTCAGATATTAGAACTTTTGGTTCGGATTATAGCATCTCTACATATGAAGGGCGACAAATCAGCCGTCGTTTTTATTGGTCGCCGCCCCTGATT ATAGAGGATCCTTTCGAGCGAATGGAAAATGCTGCTAGAACAGTCCGCTGGGTTGAACTACCTAAGATATCAAATGCATTTCAGAATGCGCACAATAAGCTTTCGTCTGGTTCGGTGCTCTCGGATCGTAACTCCTTGCTCTCTCTTTTGACTAGGCCTTTCCTTGCTTCTAAGTTTCGCGAGCAGCAATTGTCAGCGAATTACAATAGGAGGAGCCAATATCTTGACATTGGTGTCATTGAGCAACAGTTTGAGAATGCAGTAAGGCTGGATAGGGTTTGA
- the LOC122017500 gene encoding protein HESO1-like isoform X1, with protein MDSYGSSSTSNNRVRVLESCLRDILVEIKPSESDRVERLNEINQLKDCLRGLVPFGGDVPLVKPFGSFVSNLYTKWGDIDVSVQIDDHDVKRICLWQIKFELQRTSLARSVEYIPNARVPLLKYVSRQHNISFDVSINNHLGVMKSNFLKWLSEIDDRFRDMVLVLKEWAKAQDINDPKSGSLSSYALCLLVIFHFQTCEPPIFPPLRAIINEERISNRGWSSFSGSHFEDVCSANIQRFTSSRLRNQSSLAQLLLSFFDKFSDIRTFGSDYSISTYEGRQISRRFYWSPPLIIEDPFERMENAARTVRWVELPKISNAFQNAHNKLSSGSVLSDRNSLLSLLTRPFLASKFREQQLSANYNRRSQYLDIGVIEQQFENAVRLDRV; from the exons ATGGACTCGTATGGTTCTTCATCAACTAGCAACAATAGAGTTCGTGTGCTTGAGAGTTGTCTTAGAGACATCCTTGTCGAGATAAAACCATCGGAAAGTGATCGAGTCGAACGGCTCAATGAGATTAATCAATTGAAAGATTGTCTTCGAGGTTTGGTACCATTTGGAg GTGATGTGCCACTAGTGAAGCCCTTTGGTTCATTTGTGTCCAACCTTTACACCAAATGGGGTGATATAGATGTTTCAGTTCAAATCGACGACCACGATGTGAAAAGAATTTGTCTCTGGCAAATAAAGTTTGAATTGCAAAGAACTA GTCTTGCTAGGTCTGTTGAGTACATTCCAAATGCAAGAGTTCCTCTGCTTAAATACGTTAGCAGGCAGCataatatttcttttgatgtctcCATTAATAATCATCTTGGTGTGATGAAGTCCAACTTTCTCAAATGGTTATCTGAAATAGATGACCGTTTCCGTGACATGGTTTTAGTG CTGAAGGAGTGGGCTAAAGCACAAGATATTAATGATCCGAAGTCTGGGAGTTTAAGTTCATATGCCCTATGTTTGTTGGTTATCTTCCATTTTCAG ACTTGCGAACCACCAATTTTCCCACCACTGCGAGCAATAATTAACGAAGAAAGAATTTCTAATCGAG GATGGAGTAGCTTCTCTGGGAGTCATTTTGAGGATGTGTGTTCTGCAAATATACAGAGGTTCACATCTAGCAGACTTAGAAACCAAAGCTCTCTTGCTCAACTTTTGCTTTCCTTTTTTGACAAG TTTTCAGATATTAGAACTTTTGGTTCGGATTATAGCATCTCTACATATGAAGGGCGACAAATCAGCCGTCGTTTTTATTGGTCGCCGCCCCTGATT ATAGAGGATCCTTTCGAGCGAATGGAAAATGCTGCTAGAACAGTCCGCTGGGTTGAACTACCTAAGATATCAAATGCATTTCAGAATGCGCACAATAAGCTTTCGTCTGGTTCGGTGCTCTCGGATCGTAACTCCTTGCTCTCTCTTTTGACTAGGCCTTTCCTTGCTTCTAAGTTTCGCGAGCAGCAATTGTCAGCGAATTACAATAGGAGGAGCCAATATCTTGACATTGGTGTCATTGAGCAACAGTTTGAGAATGCAGTAAGGCTGGATAGGGTTTGA
- the LOC122015137 gene encoding noroxomaritidine/norcraugsodine reductase-like, translating to MSRSSAPEHTPIQTNRWSLAGSTALVTGGSKGIGYAIVEELARLGSAVHTCARSQADLEKCLQQLRDSKLNVTGSVCDVSSPSEREKLMATVKSQFDGKLNILVNNAGTAVYKPAVEQTMEDFKLLISTNLESAFHLSQLAYPLLKACGGGSIVFITSISGLIAQDNLSVYASTKGAMNQLTRNLACEWARDNIRTNSVAPGYIKTPLTELLLEDEEFVARENHRVPLGRWGEPEDVAGVVAFLCLPPSCYVNGQVIVVDGGRIINGNH from the exons ATGAGCAGGAGCAGCGCGCCGGAACACACTCCCATCCAGACAAACAGATGGTCTCTCGCCGGGTCGACTGCTCTGGTCACCGGAGGCTCCAAGGGAATCGG GTATGCAATCGTCGAGGAGCTCGCCAGACTTGGATCGGCAGTGCACACTTGCGCCCGCAGCCAAGCAGATCTGGAGAAGTGCCTGCAACAATTGCGCGATTCCAAGCTCAACGTCACCGGATCTGTCTGCGACGTTTCGTCCCCGAGCGAGAGAGAGAAGCTCATGGCGACGGTGAAGTCCCAATTCGACGGGAAGCTCAACATTCTG GTTAACAATGCAGGGACGGCGGTCTACAAACCGGCGGTGGAGCAAACAATGGAGGATTTCAAGCTCTTGATCAGCACAAACCTGGAATCGGCGTTCCACTTGAGCCAACTCGCTTACCCTCTTCTTAAAGCTTGTGGAGGTGGGAGTATTGTGTTCATCACCTCCATCTCTGGCTTAATTGCCCAAGATAATCTCTCTGTGTATGCATCAACCAAAG GAGCAATGAATCAACTGACGAGAAATCTTGCTTGTGAATGGGCCAGAGATAACATTAGAACAAACAGTGTAGCTCCAGGGTACATAAAAACGCCACTCACTGAGCTT TTGCTGGAAGATGAGGAATTTGTGGCGAGGGAAAATCATCGCGTGCCTCTTGGGCGTTGGGGGGAGCCGGAGGATGTGGCCGGCGTCGTGGCCTTCCTTTGCCTCCCTCCTTCTTGCTACGTGAATGGTCAGGTTATCGTCGTCGACGGAGGTAGAATTATCAACGGAAATCACTAA
- the LOC122015138 gene encoding noroxomaritidine/norcraugsodine reductase-like isoform X2, whose translation MSSVQEHAPIDTNRWSLAGTTALVTGGSKGIGYAIVEELARLGSAVHTCARSEADLEKCLQKWRDSKLKVTGSVCDVSSPSEREKLMATVKSQFDGKLNILVNNAGTVVCKPTVDQTLEDFKLVISTNLESAFHLSQLAYPLLRACGGGSIVFITSISGFIGQDYLSVYGSSKGAINQLTRNLACEWAKDNIRTNSVAPGFIKTPLVDFLVQDEEFVARENHRVPLGRLGEPEDVAGVVAFLCLPPSCYVNGQVIVVDGGRIANGNH comes from the exons ATGAGCAGCGTCCAAGAACACGCTCCTATTGACACAAACAGATGGTCTCTCGCCGGGACGACTGCTCTGGTCACCGGAGGCTCCAAGGGAATCGG GTATGCGATCGTCGAGGAGCTCGCCCGACTTGGATCGGCGGTGCACACTTGCGCCCGCAGCGAAGCAGATCTGGAGAAGTGCCTGCAGAAATGGCGCGATTCCAAGCTCAAAGTCACCGGATCTGTCTGCGACGTTTCGTCCCCAAGCGAGAGAGAGAAGCTCATGGCGACGGTGAAGTCCCAATTCGACGGGAAGCTCAACATTCTG GTTAACAATGCAGGGACAGTGGTCTGCAAACCGACGGTGGACCAAACACTGGAGGATTTCAAGCTCGTGATCAGCACAAACCTGGAATCGGCGTTCCACTTGAGCCAACTCGCTTACCCCCTCCTTAGGGCTTGTGGAGGCGGCAGTATTGTGTTCATCACCTCCATCTCTGGCTTCATTGGCCAGGATTATCTGTCTGTGTATGGATCGTCCAAAG GAGCAATAAATCAACTGACGAGAAATCTTGCTTGTGAATGGGCCAAAGATAACATTAGAACAAACAGTGTAGCTCCAGGATTCATAAAAACACCACTCGTTGACTTT TTGGTGCAAGACGAGGAATTTGTGGCGAGGGAGAATCATCGCGTGCCTCTTGGGCGTTTGGGGGAGCCGGAGGATGTGGCCGGCGTCGTGGCCTTCCTTTGCCTCCCTCCTTCTTGCTACGTGAATGGTCAGGTTATCGTCGTCGACGGAGGCAGAATTGCCAACGGAAATCACTAA